One region of Lebetimonas natsushimae genomic DNA includes:
- the coaE gene encoding dephospho-CoA kinase (Dephospho-CoA kinase (CoaE) performs the final step in coenzyme A biosynthesis.), with the protein MENKKFKNAVVLTGGVGTGKSTVASFLKLYGYKIIDADEISKKIFENKKEKIKEIFGTTDRKELRKIVFNDKEKLKILEDLILPEVKKKVLNLAKKYEKDGVIYFVDLPLFFEKQNYDEFDKVLVVYAPKDLQIKRVMNRDMVDEKGALSIINNQMDIEEKKKRADFIIDNSKDLKHLQREIENFLDMI; encoded by the coding sequence ATGGAAAATAAAAAATTTAAAAACGCAGTTGTTCTAACAGGAGGAGTGGGTACCGGCAAAAGCACGGTTGCCTCATTTCTTAAACTTTATGGATACAAAATAATAGATGCCGATGAAATAAGCAAAAAAATTTTTGAAAATAAAAAAGAAAAAATTAAAGAAATTTTCGGCACAACTGACAGAAAAGAGCTTAGAAAGATTGTATTTAACGATAAAGAAAAACTAAAAATTTTAGAAGATTTAATTTTACCTGAAGTTAAAAAAAAAGTATTAAATTTAGCCAAAAAGTATGAAAAAGACGGTGTTATTTATTTTGTGGATTTGCCTCTTTTTTTTGAAAAGCAAAATTATGACGAATTTGATAAAGTATTAGTAGTTTACGCGCCAAAAGACCTTCAGATTAAAAGGGTAATGAACAGGGACATGGTTGATGAAAAAGGGGCATTATCCATTATAAACAATCAAATGGACATTGAAGAAAAGAAAAAAAGAGCTGATTTTATAATAGACAATTCAAAAGATTTAAAACATCTGCAAAGAGAAATTGAAAATTTTTTAGATATGATATAA
- a CDS encoding RsmB/NOP family class I SAM-dependent RNA methyltransferase, whose translation MQKVFEERVNKINPEILKGLKEKTEFSFRINRHKADLEAIDELKKEGFFPKQVKWSKYVYTLPIVERKKITKSSAYTQNKIYIQNLSSIIAALSLNVNENDWVLDLAAAPGGKSLIFSETARKVSSVEPDKKRFFRMKRNFKEHGAKNIQTYNKDGRFVYKATGEMFDKVFLDAPCSSEAHIDGEVTWWNLKRVKRFSKLQKELIISAYESLKSGGKMIYATCTFSPEENEENIDFLLKKYPNAEILKVDLPIDNIQEGITKWEDKEYSVEVKKSVRILPKGAYSGFFFCKIRKN comes from the coding sequence GTGCAAAAAGTGTTTGAAGAAAGAGTTAATAAAATTAATCCAGAAATATTAAAAGGTTTAAAAGAAAAAACAGAGTTTTCGTTTAGAATAAACAGACATAAAGCCGACCTTGAAGCAATAGATGAGCTAAAAAAAGAAGGATTTTTTCCAAAACAGGTTAAATGGAGCAAATATGTTTATACTTTACCTATTGTTGAGAGAAAAAAAATAACAAAATCCTCTGCTTATACCCAAAATAAAATTTATATTCAAAATCTCTCATCAATTATTGCGGCACTTAGTCTTAATGTGAATGAAAATGACTGGGTACTTGATTTAGCGGCGGCACCGGGCGGAAAAAGCCTAATTTTCAGCGAAACAGCAAGAAAAGTAAGTAGCGTTGAGCCTGATAAAAAAAGATTTTTTAGAATGAAAAGAAATTTTAAAGAACACGGGGCTAAAAATATTCAGACATATAATAAAGACGGGCGTTTTGTATATAAGGCAACCGGGGAGATGTTTGATAAAGTCTTTTTAGATGCTCCCTGCAGCAGCGAAGCCCATATTGACGGGGAGGTTACCTGGTGGAATTTAAAAAGGGTTAAAAGATTTTCAAAACTTCAAAAAGAGCTGATTATTTCTGCTTACGAGTCACTAAAAAGCGGCGGAAAGATGATATATGCAACCTGTACTTTTTCTCCGGAAGAAAACGAAGAAAATATAGACTTTTTACTTAAAAAATATCCAAATGCCGAAATTTTAAAGGTAGATTTACCAATTGATAATATTCAGGAAGGCATTACCAAGTGGGAAGATAAAGAATATTCAGTGGAAGTTAAAAAAAGTGTAAGAATACTCCCAAAAGGTGCATACAGCGGATTTTTCTTTTGTAAAATCAGGAAAAATTAG
- a CDS encoding Hpt domain-containing protein gives MGVKDYLYSEFDSSIVDEFLMLMDVIEDNLDLLLEELYSNPEAVNDLFRMFHNLKSATAYLKLKRISNYAHLIEDILDKVRGKDKIPEDVIDWLFEATAQIHKWYEDIEKNRELSPADMSILKKLPKV, from the coding sequence GTGGGAGTAAAAGATTATTTATATTCTGAATTCGATAGCAGTATTGTTGATGAATTTTTAATGCTTATGGATGTTATAGAAGATAATTTAGACCTTTTGTTGGAAGAGCTTTATTCCAATCCTGAAGCGGTGAATGATTTATTCAGAATGTTTCATAATTTAAAATCGGCAACAGCATATTTAAAATTAAAAAGAATTTCTAATTATGCACATTTAATAGAAGATATTTTAGATAAAGTAAGAGGAAAAGATAAAATTCCAGAGGATGTGATTGACTGGCTTTTTGAAGCTACGGCACAGATCCATAAATGGTATGAGGATATTGAAAAAAACAGGGAACTGAGCCCTGCTGATATGAGTATTTTAAAAAAACTGCCAAAGGTTTAG